The Desmodus rotundus isolate HL8 chromosome 3, HLdesRot8A.1, whole genome shotgun sequence genome includes a region encoding these proteins:
- the ZNF326 gene encoding DBIRD complex subunit ZNF326 isoform X1, which yields MDFEDDCYTHSACRNTYQGFNGMDRDYGPGSYGGMDRDYGHGSYGGQRSMDSYLNQSYGMDNHSGGGGGSRFGPYESYDSRSSLGGRDLYRSGYGFNEPEQSRFGGSYGGRFESSYRNSLDSFGGRNQGGSSWEAPYSRSKLRPGFMEDRGRENYSSYSSFSSPHMKPAPVGSRGRGTPAYPESTFGSRNYDAFGGPSTGRGRGRGHMSDFGSIHRPGIVVDYQNKSANVTVAATRGIKRKMMQPFNKTSGTFIKKPKLAKPVEKMSLNKSPTKIDPKNEEEEKRRIEARREKQRRRREKNSEKYGDGYRMAFTCSFCKFRTFEEKDIELHLESSSHQETLDHIQKQTKFDKVVMEFLHECMVNKFKKTSIRKQQTNNQTEVVKIIEKDVMEGVTADDHMMKVETVHCSACSVYIPALHSSVQQHLKSPDHIKGKQAYKEQIKRESVLTATSILNNPIVKARYERFVKGENPFEIQDHSQDQQIEGDEEEEEKIDEPIEEEEEEEEEEEEEVGEVEEVEEAEEVEEAEEVEEVEEGGEGEGVERVGEGEAVGEGEGVQEGEGVGERDEAAAKEEHVSSPVDQPEEN from the exons GAATGGATCGTGATTATGGCCCTGGATCTTATGGAG GGATGGATCGTGACTATGGCCATGGATCCTATGGGGGTCAAAGATCCATGGACTCCTACCTAAACCAGTCATATGGCATGGACAatcacagtggtggtggtgggggtagCAG GTTTGGACCTTATGAGTCTTACGACTCCAGGTCTTCTCTGGGTGGGCGAGATCTGTACAGATCTGGCTATGGTTTTAATGAACCCGAACAAAGCCGCTTCGGAGGTAGTTATGGTGGTCGATTTGAGAGCTCCTACCGGAATAGCCTTGACTCTTTCGGAGGTAGAAACCAGGGCGGGTCTAGCTGGGAAGCACCTTACTCCCGTTCAAAATTGAGGCCTGGGTTTATggaggacagaggaagagagaattacTCTTCCTACAGCAGTTTTTCTTCACCCCATATGAAGCCTGCACCTGTAGGCTCTCGGGGGAGAGGAACGCCTGCTTATCCTGAAAGTACGTTTGGAAGCAGAAACTATGATGCTTTTGGAGGACCATCAACAGGCAGAGGCCGAGGCCGAGGA CATATGAGTGATTTTGGAAGCATTCATAGACCTGGAATTGTTGTTGACTACCAAAACAAATCCGCCAATGTGACAGTTGCTGCTACaagaggaataaagagaaaaatgatgcagCCATTTAATAAGACCAGTGGAACCTTTATCAAGAAACCCAAGCTAGCAAAACCCGTCGAGAAGATGAGCCTCAACAAATCACCTA CAAAAATTGatccaaaaaatgaagaagaagaaaagcggCGAATTGAAGCTCGGCGAGAGAAACAAAGGcgcagaagagaaaaaaacagtgaGAAATATGGAGATGGATACAG GATGGCATTCACATGTTCATTTTGTAAATTTCGAACGTTTGAAGAAAAAGATATTGAATTGCATCTGGAAAGTTCTTCACACCAGGAAACATTAGATCATATTCAGAAACAAACTAAATTTGATAAAGTAGTTATGGAATTTTTGCAT GAGTGTATggtaaataaattcaagaaaacatcTATTCGTAAGCAACAGACAAATAATCAAACAGAAGTagtcaaaataattgaaaaagatGTTATGGAAG GTGTTACTGCAGATGATCACATGATGAAAGTAGAGACTGTTCACTGCAGTGCTTGTAGTGTGTATATCCCTGCTTTACATAGTTCAGTCCAGCAACACTTAAAGTCTCCCGACCATATCAAAGGGAAGCAG GCTTataaggaacaaataaaaagagagagtgtCTTGACTGCTACAAGCATTTTAAATAATCCAATAGTGAAGGCACGATACGAACGTTTTGTTAAG GGTGAGAATCCTTTTGAAATTCAAGATCATTCTCAAGATCAACAAATAGAAggagatgaagaggaggaggaaaagattGATGAACCTattgaagaggaggaggaagaggaggaagaagaagaagaggaagtgggtgaagtggaGGAagtagaggaagcagaggaagtggaagaagcagaggaagtggaggaagtagaggaagggggagaaggtgaaggagtagAGAGAGTTGGGGAAGGAGAggctgtgggggaaggagagggagttCAAGAAGGAGAAGGAGTGGGGGAAAGAGATGAAGCAGCAGCAAAGGAAGAGCATGTCAGCTCCCCTGTTGACCAAcctgaagaaaattaa
- the ZNF326 gene encoding DBIRD complex subunit ZNF326 isoform X2 translates to MSDFGSIHRPGIVVDYQNKSANVTVAATRGIKRKMMQPFNKTSGTFIKKPKLAKPVEKMSLNKSPTKIDPKNEEEEKRRIEARREKQRRRREKNSEKYGDGYRMAFTCSFCKFRTFEEKDIELHLESSSHQETLDHIQKQTKFDKVVMEFLHECMVNKFKKTSIRKQQTNNQTEVVKIIEKDVMEGVTADDHMMKVETVHCSACSVYIPALHSSVQQHLKSPDHIKGKQAYKEQIKRESVLTATSILNNPIVKARYERFVKGENPFEIQDHSQDQQIEGDEEEEEKIDEPIEEEEEEEEEEEEEVGEVEEVEEAEEVEEAEEVEEVEEGGEGEGVERVGEGEAVGEGEGVQEGEGVGERDEAAAKEEHVSSPVDQPEEN, encoded by the exons ATGAGTGATTTTGGAAGCATTCATAGACCTGGAATTGTTGTTGACTACCAAAACAAATCCGCCAATGTGACAGTTGCTGCTACaagaggaataaagagaaaaatgatgcagCCATTTAATAAGACCAGTGGAACCTTTATCAAGAAACCCAAGCTAGCAAAACCCGTCGAGAAGATGAGCCTCAACAAATCACCTA CAAAAATTGatccaaaaaatgaagaagaagaaaagcggCGAATTGAAGCTCGGCGAGAGAAACAAAGGcgcagaagagaaaaaaacagtgaGAAATATGGAGATGGATACAG GATGGCATTCACATGTTCATTTTGTAAATTTCGAACGTTTGAAGAAAAAGATATTGAATTGCATCTGGAAAGTTCTTCACACCAGGAAACATTAGATCATATTCAGAAACAAACTAAATTTGATAAAGTAGTTATGGAATTTTTGCAT GAGTGTATggtaaataaattcaagaaaacatcTATTCGTAAGCAACAGACAAATAATCAAACAGAAGTagtcaaaataattgaaaaagatGTTATGGAAG GTGTTACTGCAGATGATCACATGATGAAAGTAGAGACTGTTCACTGCAGTGCTTGTAGTGTGTATATCCCTGCTTTACATAGTTCAGTCCAGCAACACTTAAAGTCTCCCGACCATATCAAAGGGAAGCAG GCTTataaggaacaaataaaaagagagagtgtCTTGACTGCTACAAGCATTTTAAATAATCCAATAGTGAAGGCACGATACGAACGTTTTGTTAAG GGTGAGAATCCTTTTGAAATTCAAGATCATTCTCAAGATCAACAAATAGAAggagatgaagaggaggaggaaaagattGATGAACCTattgaagaggaggaggaagaggaggaagaagaagaagaggaagtgggtgaagtggaGGAagtagaggaagcagaggaagtggaagaagcagaggaagtggaggaagtagaggaagggggagaaggtgaaggagtagAGAGAGTTGGGGAAGGAGAggctgtgggggaaggagagggagttCAAGAAGGAGAAGGAGTGGGGGAAAGAGATGAAGCAGCAGCAAAGGAAGAGCATGTCAGCTCCCCTGTTGACCAAcctgaagaaaattaa